In Castanea sativa cultivar Marrone di Chiusa Pesio chromosome 6, ASM4071231v1, a single window of DNA contains:
- the LOC142640542 gene encoding glutamate receptor 3.4-like isoform X2 — MEKDVVVAIGPQSSGIAHVISHVVNELHVPLLSFAATDPSLAALQYPYFLRTTQSDYFQMYAIADLVEYYGWREVIAIFVDDDYGRSGISILGDALAKKRAKISYKAPFPPKSPNTTINDLLVGVNLMESRVYVVHVNPDTGLNIFAEAKSLGMMSISYVWIATDWLPSYLDSSETVDTDTMNLLQGVIALRHHTPDTDLKKKFTSRWSGLKNKSSASFNSYALYAYDSVWLAARALDAYLKEGGNISFSNDPRLHDTYGSSLHLTSLRIFDGGQQFLQTILGMNFTGVSGKIQFDKDKNLIDPAYDILNIGGTGSRRIGYWSNHSRLSIISPEILYSKPPNTSTSNQHLYSVIWPGETTATPRGWVFPNNGKPLRIAVPNRVSYKEFVAKDSGPSGVRGYCIDVFEAAINLLPYAVPHTFILYGGGKRNPVYDDLVYSVAANKFDAAVGDITIVTNRTKIVDFTQPYMESGLVVVAPVKELKSSPWAFLKPFTVEMWGVTGGFFLLVGAVVWILEHRINHEFRGPPSQQLITIFWFSFSTMFFSHRENTVSTLGRLVLIIWLFVVLIINSSYTASLTSILTVQQLTSRIEGIDTLISSTEPIGIQDGSFAWNYLIDELNIAASRLVKLKSQADYAIALQRGPSGGGVAAIVDELPYIELFLSSTNCKFRTVGSEFTKSGWGFAFQRDSPLAVDLSTAILQLSENGDLQKIHNKWLTRTECSMQINQVDSNQLSLMSFWGLFLICGIACFIALTIFFCRVICQYRRFSPEAEEGDVEEIDPRSRRTMRTSSFKNLMGFVDRKEAEVKEIIKQKSSDRKRQASHSSDGQSNSPS, encoded by the exons CACAGAGTGACTATTTCCAAATGTATGCAATTGCTGATTTGGTTGAATATTATGGCTGGAGGGAGGTAATTGCCATCTTTGTAGATGATGATTATGGAAGAAGTGGAATTTCTATATTGGGTGATGCCCTGGCAAAAAAACGTGCCAAGATCTCTTACAAAGCTCCATTCCCTCCTAAATCCCCCAATACTACAATTAACGACTTGTTGGTTGGAGTAAACCTCATGGAATCTCGGGTGTATGTTGTGCACGTAAATCCTGACACTGGTTTGAATATATTTGCTGAGGCTAAATCACTTGGGATGATGTCCATTAGCTATGTTTGGATTGCAACAGATTGGCTTCCTTCCTACCTGGATTCATCAGAAACAGTTGACACTGACACAATGAATCTCTTACAAGGGGTCATTGCTCTTCGCCATCACACCCCAGATActgatcttaaaaaaaaatttacgtcTAGGTGGAGTGgcctaaaaaataaatctagtGCAAGCTTCAATTCTTATGCTCTCTATGCATATGATTCTGTTTGGTTAGCAGCCCGTGCTCTTGATGCTTATTTGAAAGAAGGTGGAAATATATCTTTCTCTAATGATCCAAGGTTGCATGACACATATGGAAGCTCACTGCATTTAACGTCACTCCGAATTTTTGATGGAGGCCAACAATTTCTCCAGACAATTTTAGGGATGAACTTCACTGGTGTAAGTGGTAAGATTCAATTTGATAAagacaaaaatttaattgatcCAGCGTATGATATTCTGAACATTGGTGGGACTGGGTCTCGTAGGATTGGTTATTGGTCAAATCATTCTCGTCTCTCAATCATTTCTCCAGAGATCTTATATTCTAAGCCCCCCAATACTTCCACCAGTAATCAACATCTTTACAGTGTTATATGGCCTGGTGAAACTACAGCAACACCTCGGGGATGGGTATTCCCTAACAATGGGAAACCACTGCGAATAGCAGTGCCAAACCGAGTAagttacaaagaatttgtggcCAAAGACAGTGGCCCTTCAGGGGTGAGAGGTTACTGTATTGATGTCTTTGAAGCTGCCATAAACTTGTTGCCTTATGCTGTCCCACATACATTTATCTTATATGGAGGTGGCAAAAGAAATCCTGTTTATGACGATCTTGTGTACTCGGTTGCAGCAAAT aAGTTTGATGCAGCTGTTGGGGACATTACAATTGTTACCAATAGAACAAAGATTGTGGATTTCACTCAGCCTTACATGGAATCAGGACTTGTCGTCGTTGCTCCTGTCAAAGAGCTAAAGTCAAGTCCTTGGGCTTTCCTCAAGCCATTTACTGTTGAAATGTGGGGTGTCACTGGGGGCTTCTTTCTTCTTGTTGGAGctgttgtttggatccttgagCATCGGATTAATCACGAGTTCCGTGGTCCACCAAGTCAACAacttattacaattttttg GTTTAGTTTCTCAACAATGTTTTTCTCACACA GGGAGAACACTGTGAGCACTCTTGGACGATTGGTGCTGATTATATGGCTATTTGTTGTGTTAATAATAAATTCAAGCTACACAGCTAGTTTAACATCAATCCTCACAGTGCAACAGCTGACATCTCGAATTGAAGGAATTGACACCTTGATATCAAGTACTGAACCAATCGGAATACAAGATGGGTCATTTGCATGGAACTATCTCATTGATGAGCTCAACATAGCAGCAAGCAGGCTCGTTAAGTTGAAAAGCCAGGCTGACTATGCTATTGCCCTGCAACGTGGACCAAGCGGTGGTGGTGTAGCTGCCATTGTTGACGAGCTTCCTTATATTGAACTCTTCTTGTCCAGCACCAATTGCAAATTCAGGACTGTGGGGTCAGAGTTTACCAAAAGTGGATGGGGATTT GCATTCCAAAGGGACTCTCCTCTTGCAGTTGACTTATCAACTGCCATTCTTCAGCTCTCAGAGAATGGTGATCTTCAAAAGATCCATAATAAATGGCTGACACGGACTGAGTGCTCAATGCAAATTAACCAAGTTGATTCAAACCAACTTTCTCTGATGAGCTTCTGGGGCCTGTTCCTTATTTGTGGCATTGCATGCTTCATTGCGCTTACTATATTCTTCTGTAGGGTCATTTGTCAGTACCGCAGATTTAGCCCGGAGGCTGAGGAAGGGGATGTTGAGGAGATTGATCCTAGGTCTAGACGCACAATGCGAACATCAAGCTTCAAAAACTTGATGGGGTTTGTAGATAGGAAAGAAGCAGAGGTCAAGGAGATTATTAAGCAGAAGAGCAGTGATAGAAAACGACAAGCTAGCCATAGCTCAGATGGGCAATCCAATTCACCCTCGTAA